A single window of Syntrophotalea acetylenica DNA harbors:
- a CDS encoding ABC transporter permease: MDTFTNVASGPGIFWGQLRSNRLALAGAAIVVLMFVLALLASFVGRDPGAIDVGHQLLAPCPEYPLGTDDLGRDVLARILHGARISLLVGFVAVGISTCIGIVIGALSGYYGGWIDGVIMRFVDIMLCFPSFFLILAVVAFLEPSIWNIMIVIGLTSWMGIARLVRAEFLSLRERDYVLAAKALGARDGRIIFRHILPNALSPILVSATLGVAGAILVESALSFLGIGVQPPTPSWGNMLIAGKQTLGTAWWLSVFPGLAILVTVLGYNLLGEGIRDALDPRLKQ; encoded by the coding sequence ATGGACACTTTTACGAACGTTGCAAGCGGCCCCGGGATTTTTTGGGGACAGCTGAGAAGCAACCGACTGGCATTGGCGGGAGCTGCTATTGTCGTGTTGATGTTTGTACTGGCTCTGCTGGCTTCCTTCGTCGGACGGGATCCCGGTGCCATCGATGTGGGGCATCAATTGCTGGCGCCTTGCCCGGAATACCCCCTGGGAACCGATGATCTGGGGCGCGATGTGCTGGCGCGTATTCTCCATGGTGCGCGCATTTCCCTGCTGGTAGGTTTTGTGGCCGTTGGCATATCGACCTGCATCGGTATTGTGATTGGTGCGCTGTCCGGCTATTACGGTGGCTGGATCGATGGCGTGATCATGCGTTTTGTCGATATCATGTTGTGCTTTCCCAGCTTTTTCCTGATCCTGGCGGTGGTGGCTTTTCTTGAGCCTTCCATCTGGAATATTATGATCGTCATTGGTCTTACCAGCTGGATGGGGATCGCCAGGCTGGTCAGGGCCGAGTTTCTTTCCTTGCGCGAACGGGACTATGTCCTGGCGGCAAAGGCTCTGGGCGCCCGCGACGGACGGATTATTTTCCGGCATATTCTGCCCAACGCCCTGTCGCCCATTCTGGTGTCCGCCACGCTCGGCGTGGCCGGGGCGATTCTCGTCGAGAGCGCACTGTCGTTTCTCGGCATCGGGGTACAGCCGCCGACACCTTCATGGGGCAACATGCTTATAGCCGGCAAGCAGACCCTCGGGACGGCCTGGTGGCTGTCGGTGTTTCCGGGGCTGGCCATTCTGGTTACGGTGCTGGGATACAATCTTTTGGGGGAGGGCATACGTGATGCTCTCGACCCGCGCCTCAAGCAATGA